From a region of the Arachis ipaensis cultivar K30076 chromosome B09, Araip1.1, whole genome shotgun sequence genome:
- the LOC107616513 gene encoding putative disease resistance RPP13-like protein 1, with amino-acid sequence MAAKHERGPYLSSFVDAISKKLSSILEGDSILKDDYSARKSLQKSDDYLCDVEPVLDDAELKQFDNDRVKKWLVDLQDALYMADDLLDELATKAATATPRDQGNSSSWSHYVDSCIEDSGVNVIESTLESLVERKDKLGLNKSAKLDTSWRLPSTSLDSPDIFGRDKDKENIIKLLLDDTCDAESHVTVIPIVGMGGIGKTTLAQLVYNDAKVKEKFDTRVWVCVAENPDLVRLTRTIIGAIDSSPCDQDNFDLLQTNLKGKLTEKTFLVVLDDVWHDQPNMWLWEDFLKPFRCGNNGSKILLTTRDEKVASVFAPNNLHYRLNLLSKEDCWLLFLKHSSVSTNFKQYTNLEIIGRKIVEKCKQLPLAVKTLGGLLRNNYNERDWKNVLDSKIWELSNSKIVSALRVSYHYLPSHLKRCFVYCSLYPQDYEFEKDNLILLWMGEDLLQPKKDKTLKNIGCEDFDELVARSFFQPSSTKRGLFVMHDLMHDLATFFAGKFYFKLEGFKNLQGIDSKIRHLSFSSGSSDITINTYKSFGEACKRAVHLRTALDFTWYEYLESIDVKSIPWLLQQQLRVLSFRIKSLPESIGELIYLRYLNLSEARIVTLPESICKLYNLQTLILRDCYELEMLPSCMQDLVNLQHLDIRGVPRLKEMPKKMSKLKHLNFLSYYIIGEHEENGIRELGTLDNLDGSFDILNLENVKNSDEALEAKMGNKRHINTLKLYWFTGGYMDVETERHILEELQPHENLKELSIEGYRGETFPDWLGLSRYSSMTKLSLQRCKNCCKLPSLGQLPSLQHLEFSELDGLEKIDLAFYNNSGSFEQETPFKCLETLKIEKMAHWREWHFPDEFDGFPELRILSIRNCPVLSGDLPAHLPALEELHIFKCSELVCSLPRAPKIQQLCFGKSRPKRMLEISETQLAQPVLEWVPHLQSLRVEALQILNCHSLISISAYYLPASLTKIHVQGCGSLSSFQLGPLPNLEKLIINECPSMKCVEVPQALPGLRHLCILHCPRLVSLPALGLAAPHLVYLRINDCPEIDCFADECLPASLKTLQVKGCEKLARWITSKGLHSQVRL; translated from the coding sequence ATGGCTGCAAAACATGAACGTGGACCTTATCTCTCTTCTTTTGTTGATGCTATTTCAAAGAAGCTGTCTTCAATACTTGAAGGTGACTCTATCCTCAAAGATGACTACTCTGCTCGGAAGTCCCTTCAAAAGTCGGATGATTATCTGTGTGATGTTGAACCTGTGCTTGATGATGCTGAGCTGAAGCAGTTCGATAACGATAGAGTGAAGAAGTGGCTTGTTGATCTCCAAGATGCTCTCTATATGGCTGATGACTTGCTCGATGAACTCGCCACTAAAGCTGCCACTGCCACTCCAAGGGATCAAGGTAACTCTTCTTCCTGGTCTCACTATGTTGATTCATGTATTGAAGATAGTGGTGTCAATGTCATTGAAAGCACACTAGAGTCTCTTGTTGAACGAAAAGATAAACTTGGTCTGAACAAGAGTGCCAAGTTGGACACATCATGGAGACTTCCATCCACGTCTCTCGATAGTCCTGACATATTTGGTCGGGACAAAGACAAGGAGAACATAATCAAATTGCTGTTAGATGATACCTGTGATGCTGAATCACATGTGACTGTGATTCCCATTGTGGGTATGGGCGGGATAGGAAAAACTACTTTGGCTCAATTGGTTTACAATGATGCCAAAGTCAAGGAAAAATTTGACACTAGAGTATGGGTGTGTGTTGCTGAAAATCCTGACCTTGTTCGTCTTACAAGGACAATAATAGGGGCAATAGATTCTTCTCCCTGTGACCAGGATAATTTTGATTTACTTCAGACTAATCTGAAGGGAAAATTGACAGAAAAGACCTTCTTGGTTGTTTTAGATGATGTCTGGCATGATCAACCGAACATGTGGCTGTGGGAGGATTTCCTAAAACCTTTTCGGTGTGGGAATAATGGGAGTAAGATTCTCCTAACAACCCGTGATGAAAAGGTTGCTTCTGTGTTTGCACCAAATAATCTACATTATCGACTAAATTTATTGTCGAAGGAAGATTGTTGGTTGTTGTTTTTGAAGCATTCATCTGTTTCTACTAATTTTAAACAATATACAAATCTAGAAATAATTGGTAGAAAAATTGTTGAAAAGTGTAAGCAGTTACCTTTGGCTGTGAAGACACTTGGGGGTTTATTGCGCAACAACTATAATGAAAGGGATTGGAAGAATGTACTTGATAGTAAAATTTGGGAACTCTCCAACAGTAAAATTGTTTCAGCATTAAGAGTCAGTTATCATTATCTCCCTTCACATTTGAAGCGGTGTTTTGTTTATTGTTCATTATATCCTCAAGATTATGAATTTGAGAAAGACAATTTAATTTTGTTATGGATGGGAGAAGATCTCTTACAACCAAAGAAAGACAAGACattaaaaaatattggttgtgaAGATTTTGATGAATTAGTTGCAAGGTCATTTTTTCAACCTTCTAGTACTAAGAGAGGTTTATTtgtaatgcatgatctcatgcaTGATCTAGCAACGTTCTTTGCTGGGAAATTCTATTTCAAACTCGAGGGATTTAAGAATCTACAGGGGATAGATAGCAAAATTCGTCATTTGTCCTTTTCTTCAGGATCTTCGGATATCACTATCAACACGTACAAGTCATTTGGAGAGGCCTGTAAGAGAGCAGTACACTTGAGAACAGCTTTAGATTTTACTTGGTATGAATATCTTGAATCAATTGATGTTAAAAGCATTCCTTGGCTCTTACAACAACAATTGAGAGTTTTGTCATTTCGTATAAAGTCATTGCCTGAATCAATAGGTGAATTGATTTATTTGCGTTATTTAAATCTGTCTGAAGCACGTATTGTGACATTGCCAGAGTCAATATGTAAATTATACAATCTCCAAACTTTGATATTGAGGGATTGTTATGAGTTAGAGATGCTTCCCAGCTGCATGCAAGATCTTGTGAACCTACAACATCTTGATATTCGAGGTGTTCCTCGTCTGAAAGAGATGCCGAAGAAAATGAGCAAGCTAAAGCATCTAAACTTCCTAAGTTATTATATCATCGGCGAGCATGAAGAGAATGGAATAAGAGAATTGGGAACACTGGACAATCTTGACGGCTCATTTGACATTCTCAACTTGGAGAACGTCAAGAATAGTGATGAAGCTTTGGAGGCAAAGATGGGTAACAAGAGGCACATCAACACTTTGAAATTGTATTGGTTTACAGGAGGTTACATGGATGTCGAAACTGAAAGGCATATACTTGAGGAGTTACAACCCCATGAAAACTTGAAAGAGTTATCAATTGAGGGTTATCGGGGCGAAACATTCCCAGATTGGTTAGGCCTTTCTCGCTACTCCAGTATGACCAAATTGAGTCTGCAGCGTTGTAAGAATTGTTGTAAGCTTCCTTCACTGGGACAGTTACCCTCTTTACAGCATCTGGAGTTTTCTGAACTTGATGGGTTGGAGAAAATTGATTTGGCGTTTTACAACAATAGTGGATCATTTGAGCAGGAGACACCTTTCAAATGTCTTGAAACTCTGAAAATTGAGAAGATGGCTCATTGGCGGGAGTGGCATTTTCCTGATGAGTTTGATGGTTTTCCTGAGCTTAGAATCCTTTCAATAAGAAACTGTCCTGTGTTAAGTGGAGATCTGCCCGCTCACCTTCCTGCTCTGGAGGAACTTCACATTTTTAAATGTTCAGAGCTTGTATGTTCGCTGCCGAGGGCTCCCAAGATTCAACAATTATGTTTTGGCAAATCTAGGCCGAAACGCATGTTGGAGATTTCAGAAACCCAGCTGGCGCAACCCGTATTGGAGTGGGTCCCCCACCTGCAATCGCTACGTGTGGAAGCTCTGCAAATCTTGAACTGTCACTCGCTGATATCAATTTCAGCATATTATTTGCCGGCTTCACTAACGAAGATACATGTACAGGGGTGTGGTTCACTGTCGTCGTTTCAATTGGGGCCCCTTCCAAATCTTGAGAAATTGATAATTAATGAATGTCCAAGCATGAAATGTGTTGAGGTGCCACAGGCTCTTCCAGGTCTCCGTCATTTATGCATCTTACACTGCCCCAGACTAGTATCCTTGCCCGCACTAGGGTTGGCTGCGCCCCACCTGGTGTATCTGCGTATAAACGATTGCCCGGAAATTGATTGTTTTGCTGACGAGTGCCTCCCGGCGAGTTTGAAAACTCTTCAAGTCAAGGGATGCGAGAAACTAGCGAGGTGGATAACATCAAAGGGTTTGCATAGTCAAGTCCGCCTTTGA
- the LOC107614781 gene encoding putative disease resistance protein At3g14460, whose protein sequence is MASKLEGGAYLSSFVDAISKKLSSILEDDSVLEGNDSVLELLERLDEILCDVDPVLDDAELKQFRNDRVKKWLVDLQDALYMADDFLDELSTKAATATPGNSSSWSRPVDSIIEDSGVNVIEKIVGKLESLVRRKGKLGLEKSAKLDTSWRIPSTSLVVSSDVVGRDEDKENIIKLLLDDTCDAESHVTVIPIVGMGGIGKTTLAQLVYNDAKVIGKFDTRAWVCVAENPDPVHVTRTIIGAIDSSPHNTDNFDSLQTDLKKKLTGKTFIVVLDDVWDEQPDAWENFLKPFHYGNNGSKILLTTRSGNVASVFAPNSRHYRLSLLSEEHCWPLFLKHSSISTGSKQYAILEPMGRKIVQKCKGLPLAVKALGGLLRSKYNEGDWENVLDSKIWELSEDVSPALRVSYHYLPSHLKRCFVYCSIFPEDYEFDKDKLILLWMAEDLLQPKENNGLENVGCAYFDELVARSFFQPSNTNEKLFVMHDLMHDLATFFAGKFYFKGKEFCNQHMIDNKTRHLSYATKFVVSIKLFREANNGAGHLRTFLDFTLLRRDQSIDIESYSWLLKQQLGCLRVLSFKRSFIESLPDSIGELILLRYLNLSYAPIVTLPESICKLYNLQTLRLKNCARLEMLPSRMEDLVNLRHLDIRGASCLQEMPKGMSKLKHLNFLSDYIVGEHEENGIRELGTLDNLHGSFCISKLENVKNSGEVLEAKMGNKKHINTLELNWLPDGDIDDVQTEGDILDKLQPHQNLKELSIIGYRGERFPDWLGLSCYSNMTKLSLKRCKNCCELPSLGHLPFLRHLEFSDLDGLERIDFEIHNNKNGSFQQKTPFESLETLEIKSMSGWREWHFPDEFDGFPELRFLEISCCPVLRGGLPAHLPALEKLKIVECEELAFPLPRAPKLHQLVVEGYSRPSRPREGMAPHNIKISGTQLANSILEWLPHIQQRVHRLRIINCESAISISGDHLPAPLLYLEISHCSKLTFSEQMQHKSLMKIKVVGCGSLTLFPMAGFPNLTELVISECQSMEKL, encoded by the coding sequence ATGGCTTCAAAACTTGAAGGTGGAGCTTATCTCTCTTCTTTTGTTGATGCTATCTCAAAGAAGCTATCTTCAATACTTGAAGATGACTCTGTCCTGGAAGGAAATGACTCTGTCCTGGAGTTGCTTGAAAGGTTGGATGAAATTCTGTGTGATGTTGATCCTGTGCTTGATGATGCTGAGCTGAAGCAGTTCCGTAACGATAGAGTGAAGAAGTGGCTTGTAGATCTCCAAGATGCTCTCTACATGGCTGATGACTTCCTCGATGAACTCTCCACTAAAGCTGCCACGGCCACTCCAGGTAACTCTTCTTCCTGGTCTCGCCCTGTTGATTCAATTATTGAAGATAGCGGTGTCAATGTCATCGAAAAAATAGTTGGCAAACTAGAGTCTCTTGTACGACGAAAAGGTAAACTTGGACTGGAAAAGAGTGCCAAGTTGGACACATCTTGGAGAATTCCATCCACATCTCTCGTTGTTAGTTCTGACGTAGTTGGTCGGGACGAAGACAAGGAGAACATAATCAAATTGTTGTTAGATGATACCTGCGATGCTGAATCACATGTAACTGTGATTCCCATTGTGGGTATGGGTGGGATAGGAAAAACTACTTTGGCTCAATTGGTTTACAATGATGCCAAAGTCATAGGAAAATTTGACACCAGAGCATGGGTGTGTGTTGCTGAAAATCCTGACCCAGTTCATGTTACAAGGACAATAATAGGGGCAATAGATTCTTCTCCCCATAACACGGATAACTTTGATTCACTTCAGACTGATTTGAAGAAGAAGTTGACAGGCAAGACCTTTATTGTTGTTTTAGATGATGTCTGGGATGAGCAACCAGACGCGTGGGAGAATTTTCTAAAACCTTTTCACTATGGGAATAACGGGAGTAAGATTCTCCTAACAACCCGTAGCGGAAATGTTGCTTCTGTGTTCGCACCTAACAGTCGACATTATCGACTAAGTTTATTGTCGGAGGAACATTGTTGGCCGCTGTTTTTGAAGCATTCATCCATTTCTACTGGTTCTAAACAATATGCAATTCTAGAGCCAATGGGTAGAAAAATTGTTCAAAAGTGTAAGGGGTTACCTTTGGCTGTGAAGGCACTTGGGGGTTTATTGCGCAGTAAGTATAATGAAGGAGATTGGGAGAATGTACTTGATAGTAAAATTTGGGAACTCTCGGAAGATGTCAGTCCTGCATTAAGAGTTAGTTATCATTACCTTCCTTCACATTTAAAGCGGTGTTTTGTTTATTGCTCAATATTTCCGGAGGATTATGAATTTGACAaagacaaattaattttgttatggATGGCTGAAGACCTTTTACAACCAAAGGAAAACAACGGATTAGAAAATGTTGGTTGTGCATATTTTGATGAATTAGTTGCAAGGTCATTTTTTCAACCCTCCAATACTAATGAAAAGTTATTTGTAATGCATGATCTTATGCATGATCTAGCAACGTTTTTTGCTGGAAAATTCTATTTCAAAGGCAAAGAATTTTGCAATCAACACATGATAGACAACAAAACTCGTCATTTGTCATATGCTACAAAATTTGTGGTTAGCATCAAATTATTTCGAGAGGCCAATAATGGAGCAGGACACCTGAGAACATTTTTAGATTTTACTTTGCTTCGCCGTGATCAATCAATTGATATTGAAAGCTATTCTTGGCTCTTAAAACAACAATTAGGGTGTTTAAGAGTTTTGTCATTTAAACGCTCGTTTATAGAGTCATTGCCTGATTCAATAGGTgaattgattcttttgcgttaCTTGAATCTCTCTTACGCACCTATTGTGACATTGCCCGAGTCAATATGTAAATTATACAATCTCCAAACTTTGAGGTTAAAGAATTGTGCTCGGTTAGAGATGCTTCCCAGCCGCATGGAAGATCTTGTGAACCTGCGTCACCTTGATATTCGAGGAGCTTCTTGTCTGCAAGAAATGCCGAAGGGAATGAGCAAGTTAAAGCATCTAAACTTCTTAAGTGATTATATTGTCGGCGAGCATGAAGAAAATGGGATAAGAGAACTGGGAACACTGGACAATCTCCATGGCTCATTTTGCATTTCCAAGTTGGAGAATGTCAAGAATAGCGGTGAAGTTTTGGAGGCAAAGATGGGTAACAAGAAGCACATCAACACTTTAGAATTGAATTGGCTTCCAGATGGTGACATTGATGATGTTCAAACTGAAGGAGATATACTTGACAAGTTACAACCTCATCAAAACTTGAAAGAGTTATCAATTATTGGTTATCGAGGTGAAAGATTCCCAGATTGGTTAGGCCTTTCTTGCTACTCCAATATGACCAAATTGAGTCTGAAGCGTTGTAAGAATTGTTGTGAGCTTCCTTCATTGGGACATTTACCCTTTTTACGGCATCTGGAGTTTTCTGATCTTGATGGGTTGGAGAGAATTGATTTTGAGATTCACAACAACAAAAATGGATCATTTCAACAGAAGACACCCTTCGAATCTCTTGAAACTCTGGAAATTAAGAGCATGTCTGGTTGGCGAGAGTGGCATTTTCCTGATGAGTTTGATGGTTTTCCTGAGCTTAGATTCCTTGAAATAAGTTGTTGTCCGGTGTTGAGGGGAGGTCTGCCTGCTCACCTTCCGGCTCTGGAGAAACTTAAGATTGTTGAATGTGAAGAGCTTGCATTTCCGCTGCCGAGGGCTCCCAAGCTTCACCAATTAGTTGTAGAGGGTTATTCTAGGCCTTCGCGGCCGAGGGAGGGAATGGCACCGCACAATATAAAAATTTCAGGAACCCAGCTGGCGAATTCCATATTGGAGTGGCTACCGCACATCCAACAGCGTGTCCATCGTCTGCGTATAATTAACTGTGAGTCAGCCATATCAATTTCAGGAGATCATTTGCCGGCTCCGTTACTATATCTGGAAATCTCTCATTGTTCAAAATTAACATTCTCCGAGCAAATGCAACACAAGTCGCTAATGAAGATAAAGGTAGTGGGGTGTGGTTCACTGACGTTGTTTCCAATGGCGGGCTTTCCAAATCTCACGGAA